From Desulfuromonas soudanensis, the proteins below share one genomic window:
- a CDS encoding phosphotransacetylase family protein codes for MARKIFISATGQDCGKTTTSLSLLYQARKKYSRIGFIKPIGPKPIDFLGRRIDTDPAMIAKVFGLEHLIDFMCPVVVEPGMTHRMIEGKISVVELEGRILQAVERLEQECDFLVIEGAGHSGVGSVLGLSNARVAALLGAPVLMVTGGGLGSVIDSVCMNLALYRECGSEVRLLVANKLIPEKRDKTMHHLRLAFKDAGLGVIGGFNYQPVLANPTLKRIAHVLGIPVNGNAADLMRIVHHVQIGAASTQRVVDMLEEDTLLIVTSSRDELLVTLSNLYAHPEYRAQIAGLVIPGVVPISKITQQILDSSGLPYLRTTMRTDSVFLAIHEDVSKLTPEDAEKIVLIHKLAEKRFDFDYIDRLFSE; via the coding sequence ATGGCCCGAAAAATTTTCATCTCCGCCACCGGTCAGGACTGCGGCAAAACGACGACCAGCCTCTCCCTTCTCTACCAGGCGCGGAAGAAATACAGCCGCATCGGCTTCATCAAGCCGATCGGCCCCAAGCCGATCGACTTCCTCGGCCGCCGTATCGACACCGACCCGGCGATGATCGCCAAGGTTTTCGGTCTCGAACATCTCATCGACTTCATGTGTCCGGTGGTGGTGGAGCCGGGGATGACCCACCGGATGATCGAGGGGAAGATCTCCGTCGTCGAGCTCGAAGGGCGCATCCTGCAAGCGGTGGAGCGCCTCGAGCAGGAGTGCGACTTTCTCGTCATCGAGGGGGCGGGGCACAGCGGCGTCGGCTCGGTTCTCGGCCTCAGCAACGCCCGGGTGGCGGCCCTCCTCGGAGCGCCGGTGCTGATGGTGACCGGCGGCGGTCTCGGGAGCGTGATCGACTCGGTCTGCATGAACCTGGCCCTCTACCGGGAGTGCGGGTCCGAGGTGCGGCTGCTGGTGGCCAACAAGCTGATTCCCGAGAAGCGCGACAAGACCATGCACCATTTGCGTCTTGCCTTCAAGGATGCCGGCCTCGGCGTGATCGGCGGCTTCAACTACCAGCCGGTGCTGGCCAATCCGACCCTCAAGCGGATCGCTCACGTCCTCGGGATCCCGGTCAACGGCAACGCCGCCGATCTGATGCGCATCGTCCACCATGTCCAGATCGGCGCCGCCTCCACCCAGCGGGTGGTGGATATGCTCGAAGAGGACACGCTCCTCATCGTCACCAGTTCCCGGGACGAGCTGCTGGTGACCCTCTCCAACCTCTACGCCCACCCCGAATACCGGGCGCAGATTGCCGGCCTGGTGATTCCTGGGGTGGTGCCGATTTCGAAAATAACCCAGCAGATTCTCGACAGCAGCGGTCTCCCCTATCTGCGCACCACCATGCGCACCGACAGCGTCTTTCTCGCCATTCACGAGGACGTCTCGAAGCTCACCCCGGAGGATGCCGAGAAGATCGTCCTGATCCACAAACTGGCGGAGAAACGTTTCGACTTCGACTACATCGACCGGCTCTTTTCCGAATGA
- a CDS encoding class I SAM-dependent methyltransferase — MSEKHDIRPGQSIELLKELHILTRDGQLNQDSRRKLKQVNHLYQFIEPLLQEVLQERSAIRLVDHGAGKSYLGFILYDLFFKTRSDESRIYGIETRDELVQKSRELSARLNFPGMSFYNLSVAEATESVSLPETVDVVTALHACDTATDDAIAFGLKKKAQFLVLVPCCQAEVATALRRTKAAALARGPLAEIWRHSLHTREFGSHLTNVLRCLQLQAHGYQVSVTELVGWEHSMKNELIIARFKDLPRRHPAERLRELLGTLGLEELEGRFLTPE; from the coding sequence ATGAGCGAAAAGCACGACATCCGTCCGGGGCAGTCGATCGAGCTCCTCAAGGAGCTGCACATCCTCACCCGCGACGGCCAGCTCAACCAGGACAGCCGCCGCAAGCTCAAGCAGGTCAATCACCTCTACCAGTTCATCGAGCCGCTCCTGCAGGAGGTGCTGCAGGAGCGTTCCGCCATCCGCCTCGTCGACCACGGCGCGGGGAAGTCCTATCTCGGCTTCATCCTCTACGACCTCTTCTTCAAGACGCGGTCGGACGAGAGCCGGATCTACGGCATCGAGACCCGTGACGAACTGGTGCAAAAATCCCGGGAGCTCTCGGCGCGCCTGAACTTCCCCGGGATGTCCTTCTACAACCTCTCGGTGGCCGAGGCGACGGAATCGGTGTCCCTGCCGGAGACCGTCGACGTCGTCACCGCTCTCCACGCCTGCGATACCGCCACCGACGACGCCATCGCCTTTGGTTTGAAAAAAAAGGCTCAATTCCTCGTCCTGGTCCCCTGCTGCCAGGCCGAGGTGGCCACGGCCCTGCGCCGGACCAAGGCCGCCGCCCTGGCCCGGGGACCCCTGGCGGAGATCTGGCGCCACTCCCTGCACACCCGCGAATTCGGCAGCCACCTCACCAACGTCCTGCGCTGCCTGCAACTGCAGGCCCACGGCTATCAGGTGAGCGTGACCGAGCTGGTCGGCTGGGAACACTCGATGAAAAACGAGCTCATCATCGCCCGTTTCAAGGATCTCCCCCGCCGCCATCCCGCCGAACGCCTCCGCGAGCTCCTCGGGACCCTGGGGCTCGAGGAGCTGGAGGGGCGGTTTCTGACTCCGGAGTAA
- the ylqF gene encoding ribosome biogenesis GTPase YlqF encodes MKIEWYPGHMAKARRQIIEVMATIDVVIEVIDARLPASSSNPLLAKLRGVKPCIKILNKNDLADPEVTRAWVRHFEEESNVRALPLEAKQRTEVAHIPTLCRGMVSRPGKPWKSLRVMVMGIPNVGKSTLINTLAGKRMARIGDKPAITTCPQQIDLRNGIFLSDTPGLLWPVMSDQRGAYRLATSGAIGDSAIDYADVALFAVAFMMRRYPDLLCARYDLQALPESPTAALEEIGRRRGCLVGGGEINLQRAGEAFLRDLRGGRIGRVSLEEPGEEIVAEAAPEEGNGYAPL; translated from the coding sequence ATGAAAATAGAATGGTACCCGGGGCACATGGCCAAGGCCCGCCGTCAGATCATCGAGGTGATGGCCACCATCGACGTGGTCATCGAGGTCATCGACGCCCGTCTCCCCGCCTCCAGTTCCAACCCCCTCCTGGCCAAATTGCGGGGGGTCAAACCCTGCATCAAGATCCTCAACAAGAACGACCTCGCCGACCCGGAAGTCACCCGGGCCTGGGTGCGTCATTTCGAAGAGGAGTCCAATGTGCGGGCCCTCCCCCTCGAAGCGAAGCAGCGCACCGAGGTCGCCCACATCCCCACTCTTTGCCGGGGGATGGTCTCCCGTCCCGGCAAGCCGTGGAAGTCGCTGCGGGTCATGGTGATGGGGATTCCCAACGTCGGCAAGTCGACCCTGATCAACACCCTGGCCGGCAAGCGCATGGCGCGCATCGGCGACAAACCCGCCATCACCACCTGCCCGCAGCAGATCGACCTGCGCAACGGCATCTTCCTTTCCGATACCCCGGGACTCCTCTGGCCGGTCATGAGCGATCAGCGGGGGGCCTACCGGCTGGCGACCAGCGGCGCCATCGGCGACAGCGCCATCGACTATGCCGATGTCGCACTTTTTGCCGTCGCCTTCATGATGCGCCGCTATCCCGATCTCCTCTGCGCCCGCTACGACCTGCAGGCACTTCCTGAGAGCCCCACGGCCGCTCTCGAGGAGATCGGCCGCCGCCGCGGCTGCCTGGTCGGGGGCGGAGAGATCAACCTGCAGCGGGCCGGCGAGGCCTTTCTCCGCGATCTGCGCGGCGGGAGGATCGGCCGGGTCTCCCTCGAAGAACCGGGGGAGGAGATTGTTGCCGAGGCCGCTCCGGAGGAGGGGAATGGGTACGCCCCCCTTTAA
- a CDS encoding YkgJ family cysteine cluster protein encodes MGTPPFNCRRCGHCCLTLVDAFAGCVSAADLARWRGAGRPDILSRIESLDLGRGNVLHLAWVDPLTRDDVERCPWLAELPDGGGFGCTIEAIKPDHCRAYPEDESHARQTGCPGAAFPPEN; translated from the coding sequence ATGGGTACGCCCCCCTTTAACTGCCGGCGCTGCGGGCACTGCTGTCTCACCCTGGTCGACGCCTTTGCCGGCTGCGTCTCGGCGGCCGACCTCGCCCGCTGGAGGGGAGCCGGGCGGCCGGACATCCTCTCCCGGATCGAGAGTCTCGACCTCGGCCGGGGGAACGTTTTGCACCTCGCCTGGGTCGATCCCCTCACCCGGGACGACGTCGAGCGCTGTCCCTGGCTTGCCGAGCTCCCCGACGGCGGCGGCTTTGGCTGCACCATCGAAGCGATCAAGCCCGACCACTGCCGCGCCTACCCCGAGGATGAAAGCCACGCCCGCCAGACCGGCTGCCCCGGAGCGGCCTTTCCCCCCGAAAATTGA
- a CDS encoding rhodanese-like domain-containing protein — MQAKELAKKIKSNSAPCVIDVRSGFEFRSGHIPGALHTPAWRILLRLSPLPGDKKTSLVVTCEHGPRAQIAVSLLKLAGYPDIELLDGHMAGWRRGGLPLEK, encoded by the coding sequence ATGCAGGCCAAGGAACTGGCAAAGAAAATCAAGAGCAACTCGGCGCCCTGCGTCATCGACGTGCGCAGTGGCTTCGAATTCCGCTCGGGGCATATCCCCGGGGCGCTCCATACCCCTGCCTGGCGGATTCTGCTGCGCCTCTCCCCCCTCCCCGGGGACAAAAAGACGTCGCTCGTGGTGACCTGCGAACACGGCCCCCGTGCCCAGATCGCCGTCTCCCTCCTGAAGCTGGCCGGATATCCTGACATCGAGCTCCTTGATGGGCACATGGCAGGGTGGCGTCGCGGCGGACTTCCTCTGGAAAAATAA
- a CDS encoding heme NO-binding domain-containing protein, translating to MKAVIINCLESMISEGYGKPKWEATLVNAGLPGNTRFLASQDIDDRVAMKIFDATCTTLNISKRQASEAFGDYWVNEFCQRIYKAYFRGSKTARELLLKMDQIHENVTMNIESARPPRFGYKWKDDNTLLMEYRSGRGMIDYLVGLVQGVGKHFRENLRVRKLSESQLEITFPA from the coding sequence GTGAAGGCCGTCATCATCAACTGTCTCGAGAGCATGATCAGCGAAGGGTACGGCAAGCCCAAGTGGGAGGCGACCCTGGTGAACGCCGGGTTGCCCGGCAACACCCGTTTTCTCGCCAGCCAGGACATCGACGACCGCGTCGCCATGAAAATTTTCGACGCCACCTGCACCACGCTCAACATCAGCAAACGCCAGGCCTCCGAAGCCTTCGGCGACTACTGGGTCAACGAGTTCTGCCAGAGGATCTACAAGGCCTACTTCCGCGGCTCCAAAACCGCCCGGGAACTGCTGCTGAAGATGGATCAGATCCACGAGAACGTGACCATGAACATCGAATCGGCGCGCCCCCCCCGCTTCGGCTACAAGTGGAAGGACGACAACACCCTGCTGATGGAGTACCGCTCCGGCCGCGGCATGATCGACTACCTGGTCGGCCTCGTCCAGGGGGTGGGGAAACACTTCCGGGAAAATCTCCGCGTCCGCAAGCTCAGCGAAAGCCAGCTGGAAATCACCTTCCCGGCCTGA
- the cooS gene encoding anaerobic carbon-monoxide dehydrogenase catalytic subunit, with translation MSKLEDVRSVDPAALAMLAVADREGYETVWDRLKQQQPQCRMGQTGVCCRICSMGPCRINPSGKKPDRGVCGADADTIVARNLIRMIAAGASSHSDHGRKPAILLREIAAGHNADYGIKDPEKLLAVAARLGIAVEGLSLLEVAGEVAEVSLECFGKQDGEPIRFLQRYMPARRQERFQRLETEIAASTGRRPGFLPRSIDREPVDVLHRTTFGTDHDPLSLLIQGVRCALADGWGGSMIATELQDVLFGTPRAKAAQANLGVIDADYVNILVHGHEPIFSEKLIDCSLGEEMQAVAREHGAKGVKVIGMCCTVNEVLMRKGVAVAGNHLHQELAVMTGAIEAVVVDVQCILPSMVNLTRCFHTRFITTSDQAMFPGAIHIQYDEQNARRVSEEVVRTAIAAFSDRNPAKVSIPQEVMEARVGYGVEELSRHLGGDLHPLAVALADGTIRGIVGIVGCNNPKITQDYLHVGLARELIREGVLVVGTGCSAIAVAKAGLMGLEVADQAAAGLRDFCRRHNLPPVLHMGSCVDCSRLLVLFSDLAERLDLDVSELPVVGSAPEWTTEKALTIGTYFAASGVPVHLGHMPPIAGSSTVTRILTEDLRGLLGGYFFVEGELLPATAAILAVLDERRARFLSKEEDLPADLAS, from the coding sequence ATGAGCAAACTCGAGGATGTTCGAAGTGTCGATCCCGCCGCCCTGGCCATGCTGGCCGTGGCGGACCGGGAGGGGTACGAAACCGTCTGGGACCGCTTGAAGCAGCAGCAGCCCCAGTGCCGCATGGGGCAGACGGGGGTCTGCTGCCGGATCTGTTCCATGGGCCCCTGCCGGATCAATCCCTCGGGGAAGAAGCCCGACCGGGGGGTGTGCGGGGCCGATGCCGACACCATCGTCGCCCGCAACCTCATCCGGATGATCGCCGCCGGCGCCTCGTCCCATTCGGATCACGGCCGCAAGCCGGCCATCCTCCTCCGGGAGATCGCCGCCGGGCACAACGCCGACTACGGGATCAAGGATCCGGAGAAACTCCTGGCCGTCGCCGCCCGGCTCGGCATCGCCGTCGAGGGGCTCAGCCTCCTGGAGGTGGCCGGGGAGGTGGCCGAGGTCTCCCTTGAGTGCTTCGGCAAACAGGACGGCGAGCCGATCCGCTTTCTCCAGCGCTACATGCCGGCCCGCCGCCAGGAGCGCTTCCAAAGGCTCGAAACGGAAATTGCCGCCTCTACCGGGAGGCGCCCGGGGTTCCTGCCGCGGAGCATCGACCGGGAGCCGGTGGATGTGCTGCACCGCACCACCTTCGGCACCGACCACGATCCCCTCTCGCTGTTGATCCAGGGGGTGCGCTGCGCCCTGGCCGACGGCTGGGGCGGTTCGATGATCGCCACCGAGCTCCAGGATGTCCTATTCGGCACGCCGCGGGCCAAGGCGGCCCAGGCCAACCTGGGGGTGATCGACGCCGACTATGTCAATATCCTCGTCCACGGCCACGAGCCGATCTTTTCCGAAAAACTCATCGACTGCTCCCTCGGGGAAGAGATGCAGGCGGTCGCCCGGGAGCACGGCGCCAAGGGGGTCAAGGTCATCGGCATGTGCTGCACCGTCAACGAGGTCCTGATGCGCAAGGGGGTGGCGGTGGCGGGGAATCACCTGCACCAGGAACTGGCGGTGATGACCGGCGCCATCGAGGCGGTGGTGGTCGACGTCCAGTGCATCCTGCCGTCGATGGTCAACCTCACCCGTTGTTTTCACACCCGTTTCATCACCACCAGCGACCAGGCGATGTTTCCCGGGGCGATCCATATCCAGTACGACGAGCAGAACGCCCGCCGGGTTTCCGAAGAGGTGGTGCGCACCGCCATCGCCGCCTTTTCCGACCGCAACCCCGCCAAGGTCTCCATTCCCCAGGAGGTGATGGAGGCGCGGGTCGGCTACGGCGTCGAGGAGCTCTCCCGTCACCTCGGGGGGGATCTGCACCCCCTGGCCGTGGCCCTGGCCGACGGCACCATCCGGGGGATCGTCGGCATCGTCGGCTGCAACAATCCCAAAATCACCCAGGACTACCTCCACGTCGGTCTGGCCCGGGAACTGATCCGGGAGGGGGTCCTGGTTGTCGGCACCGGCTGCTCGGCCATCGCCGTGGCCAAGGCCGGCCTGATGGGGCTGGAGGTGGCCGACCAGGCCGCTGCCGGGCTGCGCGACTTCTGCCGACGCCACAACCTCCCGCCGGTGCTGCACATGGGATCCTGCGTCGACTGTTCGCGGCTGCTGGTCCTCTTCAGCGACCTGGCCGAGCGCCTCGATCTCGACGTTTCGGAGCTGCCGGTGGTCGGTTCGGCGCCGGAGTGGACCACGGAGAAGGCCCTGACGATCGGCACCTATTTCGCCGCTTCCGGGGTTCCCGTGCATCTCGGCCATATGCCGCCCATTGCCGGGAGCTCCACCGTCACCCGGATCCTCACCGAGGATCTGCGGGGACTTCTCGGCGGGTACTTTTTTGTCGAGGGGGAGCTGCTGCCGGCCACGGCGGCCATCCTCGCCGTTCTCGATGAGCGCCGGGCCCGGTTTCTGTCCAAAGAGGAGGATCTCCCGGCGGATCTGGCGAGTTAG
- a CDS encoding methyl-accepting chemotaxis protein, with product MSFQWKMIGIVVSAALLPLLVVLALTTHYSMKAQEETVAAAERMVDADLEHTIAGLLRLADANQAALKEQRQAAVRNYLRSLADSLYQRVEAIHRRESGGAAQEAIRREILSPRIGGSGYAFGLNSQGVLTVHPKSEGTSLAGEAHIDEMRDKKEGFITYHSVTAGRDKAVYYRYFQPLDLIIAPGVFVDELESLYDLQGEAAAFSRFVNGLQQLRIGELGYIWAVSVADGRSEGFAASPTGAGGKALPLPEEDSGGTPFLQPLVDRALSLPQGEYGELWLDLVNPLDGQKHRMMYRFTYYPPLNWVIGAAVAEEEVLGAATRVGASFSAMEKSILTGSAVLALLACLAASLFARTLSRPVQQVAAVVKRVAKGDFTCRLNLQRRDEIGQLATALDGMSEHLHRTAELAEEIARGNLAVTVVRASEEDQLGLALGNMVGTLNNVIGEVKGAMENVTSGSRALNDASQEMSQGATEQAAAAEEAAASIEQMEANIRQNAENARKTEQLAVKAAGDAEASLEAVGDTMTAMKQIAEKIMIVEEISRQTNLLALNAAIEAARAGEHGRGFSVVAAEVRKLAERSQLAAVEINGLSISSVDVAARAGLMLEAMVPDIQKTAELVQEIAAGSREQTMGAGQIGKAIGQLDLVIQQNATVAEELAATSEELSSQSMQLLETMTFFSTGDLVEAPETPRTRPGGQSLQIAGS from the coding sequence ATGTCATTCCAGTGGAAAATGATCGGCATCGTCGTCTCAGCGGCTCTCCTTCCGCTCCTGGTGGTTCTGGCCCTGACCACCCACTATTCCATGAAGGCCCAGGAGGAAACGGTCGCCGCCGCCGAGCGGATGGTAGACGCCGATCTCGAGCATACGATTGCCGGACTTCTGCGCCTGGCCGACGCCAATCAGGCCGCCCTGAAAGAGCAGCGCCAGGCGGCGGTAAGGAACTATCTCCGTTCCCTGGCCGACAGTCTCTACCAGAGGGTCGAGGCGATTCACCGCCGCGAATCGGGGGGCGCGGCGCAGGAGGCGATTCGGCGCGAAATCCTCTCTCCCCGCATCGGCGGCAGCGGCTATGCCTTCGGCCTGAACAGCCAGGGGGTGTTGACGGTTCATCCGAAGAGTGAAGGAACGTCCCTGGCAGGGGAGGCGCACATCGATGAAATGCGGGACAAGAAGGAAGGGTTCATCACCTATCACAGTGTCACCGCCGGGCGTGACAAGGCCGTCTACTACCGCTATTTCCAACCCCTCGACCTGATCATTGCCCCGGGGGTCTTCGTCGACGAACTGGAGAGCCTCTACGATCTCCAGGGGGAGGCGGCGGCCTTTTCGCGGTTTGTCAACGGCCTGCAGCAGCTGCGCATCGGCGAACTGGGATATATCTGGGCTGTTTCCGTCGCCGACGGCCGGTCCGAGGGCTTTGCCGCCAGTCCGACGGGAGCAGGCGGGAAGGCCCTTCCCCTTCCCGAGGAGGACAGCGGCGGCACTCCCTTTCTGCAGCCCCTCGTCGATCGGGCCCTGTCTCTTCCTCAAGGGGAATACGGCGAATTGTGGCTCGATCTGGTCAATCCCCTGGACGGCCAAAAGCATCGCATGATGTATCGCTTCACCTATTACCCCCCCCTGAATTGGGTCATCGGCGCCGCCGTTGCCGAGGAGGAGGTTCTCGGCGCCGCGACCCGGGTCGGTGCGTCCTTCAGCGCCATGGAGAAGTCGATCCTCACCGGCTCGGCGGTGCTGGCTCTTCTGGCCTGTCTTGCCGCCTCCCTCTTCGCCAGGACTCTGAGCCGCCCGGTGCAGCAGGTGGCGGCGGTGGTCAAGAGGGTGGCCAAGGGCGATTTTACCTGCCGGCTCAACCTGCAGCGGCGGGATGAAATCGGCCAGCTTGCAACGGCGCTCGACGGCATGTCGGAGCATTTGCATCGCACCGCCGAACTGGCCGAGGAGATCGCCCGGGGGAATCTGGCGGTGACGGTGGTGAGGGCGTCGGAGGAGGATCAGCTCGGGCTGGCCCTCGGCAACATGGTGGGGACGCTCAATAACGTTATCGGCGAGGTGAAGGGGGCGATGGAAAACGTCACCTCGGGAAGCCGGGCCCTCAACGACGCTTCGCAGGAGATGTCCCAGGGGGCCACCGAGCAGGCGGCGGCGGCCGAGGAGGCGGCGGCCTCCATCGAGCAGATGGAGGCAAACATCCGCCAGAATGCCGAAAATGCCCGGAAGACCGAGCAGCTCGCCGTCAAGGCCGCCGGGGACGCCGAGGCGAGCCTGGAGGCGGTGGGCGACACCATGACGGCGATGAAGCAGATCGCCGAAAAGATCATGATCGTCGAGGAGATCTCCCGGCAGACCAACCTCCTGGCCCTCAACGCCGCCATCGAGGCGGCGCGGGCCGGGGAGCACGGCCGGGGATTTTCGGTCGTTGCCGCCGAGGTGCGCAAGCTGGCCGAGCGCAGCCAGCTGGCGGCGGTGGAAATCAACGGGCTGTCGATCTCGAGCGTCGATGTGGCGGCCAGGGCCGGCCTGATGCTCGAAGCGATGGTTCCCGACATTCAGAAGACCGCGGAACTGGTGCAGGAGATCGCCGCCGGCAGCAGGGAACAGACGATGGGGGCCGGGCAGATCGGCAAGGCCATCGGGCAGCTCGACCTGGTCATCCAGCAGAATGCCACCGTCGCCGAAGAACTGGCGGCCACCTCGGAAGAACTCTCCAGCCAGTCGATGCAGCTCCTCGAAACGATGACCTTCTTCTCCACCGGAGACCTCGTTGAGGCCCCCGAAACACCCCGGACGCGTCCGGGGGGACAGTCCTTGCAGATCGCAGGCTCCTAA
- a CDS encoding ferritin family protein translates to MKKQTQEILKECLLHEKEGLDFYREAASRVTRERSRRALETLIAEEQGHIESLFSRYSGEEIGDVRSFLALPPHIESPLIKALETGLDPEIASRRVMELAMRLEEENRDTYRSLAAACNDPEIRTVYEKLARDEDRHYQIVESEYAHMMAMVHETDIDTYVRE, encoded by the coding sequence ATGAAGAAACAGACCCAGGAGATCCTCAAGGAGTGCCTGCTCCACGAAAAGGAGGGACTCGATTTTTACCGCGAAGCGGCCTCCCGAGTGACCAGGGAACGGTCGCGGAGGGCTCTGGAAACCCTCATCGCAGAAGAGCAGGGACACATCGAAAGTCTCTTTTCCCGTTACAGCGGAGAAGAGATCGGCGATGTCCGCTCCTTTCTCGCCCTCCCCCCCCACATCGAGTCCCCCCTGATCAAGGCCCTCGAAACGGGGCTCGACCCGGAGATTGCCAGCCGCAGGGTCATGGAACTGGCGATGCGCCTCGAAGAAGAGAACCGCGATACCTACCGCAGTCTCGCCGCGGCCTGCAACGACCCCGAAATCAGGACGGTTTATGAGAAGCTGGCGCGGGACGAAGACCGCCACTACCAGATCGTCGAATCGGAATACGCCCATATGATGGCGATGGTGCACGAGACCGATATCGACACCTACGTGCGGGAATAG
- a CDS encoding tetratricopeptide repeat protein, translating to MDEEFEEYLEEEDDETLEMAQFALDRGDDLTALDLAEEYLESHPLDVEALNICAVAASNLDDNPKALALYQKALRLDPKNGAIHHNYGVLLDRIEAYEEALVHFRRSLELQPDFPEAYINMGNALDELGRIEEALQMYDQALRRMPDAPDVYYNKGYALNRLGRFEEAVGSFHKALEINPSDPASLNGLGFALGGLGRDEEAVATYRKAMAKDDKIPTYHYNCALSLARLHRPDEALQEFSAALAIDPEFYEAYIERANLFTDLGRFADALESLDAAEKLEPESPEPPFYRGVILEKLGDPAGALVALDESLSRDPESIYTLNNKGNVLMDLGRLDEALSCFDAIIERTAAYPLAYYNRACVFARRGKVQEAVRELAKASAQEAQFLADALQDPDFEGIRDKASFVRLLNRRKAG from the coding sequence ATGGACGAGGAATTCGAAGAATATCTGGAAGAAGAGGACGATGAAACCCTGGAGATGGCGCAATTCGCCCTCGACCGGGGAGACGACCTGACCGCCCTCGATCTGGCCGAGGAGTATCTCGAGAGTCATCCCCTCGACGTGGAGGCTCTCAATATCTGTGCCGTAGCCGCCTCCAATCTCGACGACAACCCCAAGGCCCTGGCTCTCTATCAGAAAGCCCTGCGTCTCGATCCGAAAAACGGCGCCATCCACCACAACTACGGAGTCCTCCTCGATCGCATCGAGGCGTATGAGGAGGCCCTGGTACATTTCCGCCGCAGCCTCGAACTGCAGCCGGATTTCCCCGAGGCCTACATCAACATGGGGAACGCCCTCGATGAACTGGGGCGGATCGAAGAGGCGTTGCAGATGTACGACCAGGCCCTGCGGCGGATGCCCGATGCTCCGGACGTCTACTACAACAAGGGGTATGCCCTCAACCGGCTCGGCCGCTTCGAAGAGGCGGTCGGCAGTTTTCATAAGGCCCTCGAGATTAACCCTTCCGATCCCGCTTCCCTCAACGGCCTCGGCTTCGCCCTCGGCGGTCTCGGCCGCGACGAGGAGGCGGTGGCCACCTACCGCAAGGCGATGGCCAAGGACGACAAGATTCCGACCTATCACTACAATTGCGCCCTCTCCCTGGCCCGTCTCCATCGCCCTGATGAGGCGCTGCAGGAATTTTCCGCCGCGCTGGCCATCGATCCCGAGTTTTACGAGGCCTATATCGAACGAGCGAACCTCTTCACCGACCTCGGCCGTTTTGCCGATGCCCTGGAGTCGCTCGACGCCGCCGAAAAGCTCGAACCCGAGAGTCCCGAGCCCCCCTTCTACCGCGGGGTGATACTGGAAAAACTCGGCGATCCGGCGGGGGCTCTGGTGGCTCTGGACGAAAGTCTGAGCCGCGATCCCGAGTCGATCTACACCCTGAACAACAAGGGGAACGTCCTTATGGACCTCGGCCGGCTGGACGAGGCGCTCTCCTGTTTCGATGCCATTATCGAGCGGACTGCCGCTTACCCTCTGGCCTACTACAACCGCGCCTGCGTCTTCGCCCGGCGCGGCAAGGTGCAGGAGGCGGTGCGGGAGCTGGCGAAGGCTTCGGCCCAGGAGGCGCAGTTTCTCGCCGATGCCCTGCAGGACCCTGATTTTGAAGGGATTCGCGACAAGGCCTCATTTGTGCGGCTGCTCAATCGCAGGAAGGCCGGATAG